The following are encoded in a window of Pseudomonas multiresinivorans genomic DNA:
- a CDS encoding PQQ-dependent dehydrogenase, methanol/ethanol family — protein MRSIGLSVPSVRLQPALRHSLLTASLLMAGLSANLQAAEKPANVDGQRIAAADKEPGNWMTTGRTYDEQRYSPLKQIDQSNVGGLGLAWSHKLDIDRGVEATPIVVDGVMYTTGPFSIVYALDARTGEQLWKYDPQSDRSRAGEACCDAVNRGVAVWKGKVYVGVLDGRLEAIDAKTGKRVWSVDTRTDPSRSITITGAPRIVKGKVIIGNGGAEFGVRGYITAYDAETGKQDWRFFTVPGDPKEMPKGKGMEIAAKTWFGDNFYKQGGGGTVWDSMSYDPELNLLYIGVGNGSSWNPRIRSEGKGDNLFLSSIVAINPDNGEYVWHYQTTPGDAWDYTATQHIMLVDLEIDGKQRKVLMQAPKNGFFYVIDRETGELLSAKNFIPINWATGIDIKTGRPIRNEKVAEYWKDPQKKARLIQPAFWGAHDWQPMSYNPNTGLVYIPAHIMSAMYQDVDGAPPRSKFKSIYQLDVNTGMMPEDPEGLRKIADTWTGKLIAWDPVKQEKRWEVPYSTIFNGGTLSTAGNLVFEGTADGRVVAYAAETGKKLWESPANTGVMAAPITYEVDGEQYVTFMAGWGGAFSTFAGALSLRAGVKPNAQVLTYKLGGTAKLPDINYKWADRKPEPPELTGTTAQIDQGRELFNSSCSQCHGINAISGGVVPDLRTLSAENHQRFLGIVYGGRIPDGMPSFQGHLDLQQAEAVHQYLIKRAYDLKEQLAGAQKTAAK, from the coding sequence ATGAGATCGATTGGCCTGTCTGTGCCTTCCGTTCGCCTGCAACCCGCCCTGCGTCATTCCCTGCTGACCGCCTCGCTGCTGATGGCCGGTCTGTCCGCCAACCTGCAAGCCGCCGAGAAGCCGGCCAACGTCGATGGCCAGCGCATCGCTGCCGCCGACAAGGAGCCGGGCAACTGGATGACCACCGGCCGCACCTACGACGAGCAGCGCTACAGCCCGCTCAAGCAGATCGACCAGAGCAACGTCGGCGGCCTGGGGTTGGCCTGGAGCCATAAGCTGGACATCGACCGCGGCGTGGAAGCCACGCCCATCGTGGTCGATGGCGTCATGTACACCACCGGGCCGTTCTCCATCGTCTATGCGCTGGACGCCCGCACCGGCGAGCAACTCTGGAAGTACGACCCGCAGTCCGACCGCAGCCGTGCCGGCGAGGCCTGCTGCGACGCGGTGAACCGTGGCGTGGCGGTGTGGAAGGGCAAGGTCTATGTCGGCGTGCTCGATGGTCGCCTGGAGGCCATCGACGCCAAGACCGGCAAGCGCGTGTGGAGCGTCGATACCCGCACCGATCCATCGCGCAGCATCACCATCACCGGCGCGCCGCGCATCGTGAAGGGCAAGGTGATCATCGGCAACGGCGGCGCCGAGTTCGGCGTGCGCGGCTACATCACCGCGTACGACGCCGAGACCGGCAAGCAGGACTGGCGCTTCTTCACCGTGCCCGGTGACCCCAAGGAAATGCCCAAGGGCAAGGGCATGGAGATCGCCGCCAAGACCTGGTTCGGCGACAACTTCTACAAGCAGGGCGGTGGCGGCACCGTGTGGGATTCCATGTCCTACGACCCCGAGCTGAACCTGCTGTACATCGGCGTCGGCAACGGCTCCTCGTGGAACCCGCGCATCCGCAGCGAAGGCAAGGGTGACAACCTGTTCCTCTCGTCCATCGTCGCGATCAACCCCGACAACGGCGAATACGTCTGGCACTACCAGACCACGCCGGGCGACGCCTGGGATTACACCGCCACCCAGCACATCATGCTGGTGGACCTGGAAATCGACGGCAAGCAGCGCAAGGTGCTGATGCAGGCACCGAAGAACGGCTTCTTCTACGTCATCGACCGCGAGACCGGCGAGTTGCTCTCGGCGAAGAACTTCATCCCGATCAACTGGGCCACCGGCATCGACATTAAGACCGGCCGGCCGATCCGCAATGAGAAGGTCGCCGAGTACTGGAAGGACCCGCAGAAGAAGGCGCGGCTGATCCAGCCGGCGTTCTGGGGCGCCCACGACTGGCAACCGATGTCGTACAACCCCAATACCGGGCTGGTCTACATCCCGGCGCACATCATGTCGGCGATGTATCAGGACGTCGACGGCGCGCCGCCGCGCTCCAAGTTCAAGAGCATCTACCAGCTCGACGTCAACACCGGGATGATGCCTGAGGACCCGGAGGGCCTGCGCAAGATCGCCGACACCTGGACCGGCAAGCTGATCGCCTGGGACCCGGTGAAACAGGAAAAACGCTGGGAAGTGCCCTACAGCACCATCTTCAACGGCGGCACCCTGAGCACCGCCGGCAACCTGGTATTCGAAGGCACCGCCGACGGCCGCGTGGTGGCCTACGCCGCCGAGACTGGCAAGAAGCTCTGGGAGTCCCCGGCGAACACCGGCGTGATGGCTGCGCCGATCACCTATGAAGTGGACGGCGAGCAGTACGTGACCTTCATGGCCGGCTGGGGCGGCGCCTTCTCCACCTTCGCCGGCGCCCTGTCGCTGCGCGCCGGGGTCAAGCCCAACGCTCAGGTGCTGACCTACAAGCTCGGCGGCACCGCCAAGCTGCCGGACATCAACTACAAGTGGGCCGACCGCAAGCCCGAGCCGCCGGAGCTGACCGGCACCACCGCGCAGATCGACCAGGGCCGCGAGCTGTTCAATTCCAGCTGCTCGCAGTGCCACGGCATCAACGCCATCAGCGGCGGCGTGGTGCCCGACCTGCGCACCCTCAGCGCGGAAAACCACCAGCGCTTCCTCGGCATCGTCTATGGCGGCCGTATCCCCGACGGCATGCCTTCGTTCCAGGGCCATCTCGACCTGCAACAGGCCGAGGCCGTGCACCAGTACCTGATCAAGCGCGC
- a CDS encoding aldehyde dehydrogenase family protein, with translation MIYAPPGTPGAVVTLKPRYGNYIGGEFVAPVLGQYFSNTSPVNGEIIAEFPRSTAEDIDKALDAAHAAAGSWGRTSVQDRALILLKIADRIEQNLEQLAVAETWDNGKAVRETLNADVPLAADHFRYYAGCIRAQEGGAAEINENTVAYHIHEPLGVVGQIIPWNFPLLMAAWKLAPALAAGNCVVLKPAEQTPLSIMLLAEIIGDLLPPGVLNIVQGFGREAGQALATSKRIAKIAFTGSTPVGSHILHCAAENIIPSTVELGGKSPNIFFEDIMNAEPAFIEKAAEGLVLAFFNQGEVCTCPSRALVQESIFEPFMVEVMKKIKAIKRGNPLDTETMVGAQASQQQYEKILSYLDIAQGEGAELLTGGSSERLEGDLASGYYIQPTLLKGHNGMRVFQEEIFGPVVGVTTFKDEAEALAIANDTEFGLGAGVWTRDINRAWRMGRGIQSGRVWTNCYHLYPAHAAFGGYKKSGVGRETHKMMLDHYQQTKNLLVSYDINPLGFF, from the coding sequence ATGATCTACGCCCCACCCGGAACCCCAGGCGCCGTCGTCACCCTCAAACCGCGCTACGGCAACTACATCGGCGGCGAGTTCGTCGCGCCGGTGCTGGGCCAGTACTTCAGCAACACCTCGCCGGTGAATGGCGAAATCATCGCCGAGTTCCCGCGCTCCACCGCCGAAGACATCGATAAGGCGCTGGACGCCGCCCACGCCGCCGCTGGCAGCTGGGGCCGCACGTCGGTGCAGGACCGCGCGCTGATCCTGCTGAAGATCGCCGACCGCATCGAGCAGAACCTCGAGCAACTCGCCGTCGCCGAAACCTGGGACAACGGCAAGGCCGTGCGCGAGACCCTGAACGCCGATGTGCCGCTGGCCGCCGACCACTTCCGCTACTACGCCGGCTGCATCCGCGCGCAGGAAGGTGGCGCCGCCGAGATCAACGAGAACACCGTCGCCTACCACATCCACGAACCGCTGGGCGTGGTCGGGCAGATCATCCCGTGGAACTTCCCGCTGCTGATGGCTGCGTGGAAACTGGCCCCGGCCCTCGCCGCCGGCAACTGCGTGGTGCTCAAGCCGGCCGAGCAGACCCCGCTGTCGATCATGCTGCTGGCCGAGATCATCGGCGACCTGCTGCCGCCGGGCGTGCTGAACATCGTCCAGGGCTTTGGCAGGGAAGCCGGCCAGGCGCTGGCCACCAGCAAGCGCATCGCCAAGATCGCCTTCACCGGCTCGACCCCGGTCGGCTCGCACATCCTCCACTGCGCGGCGGAGAACATCATCCCGTCCACCGTGGAACTGGGCGGCAAGAGCCCGAACATCTTCTTCGAGGACATCATGAACGCCGAGCCGGCGTTCATCGAGAAAGCCGCCGAGGGCCTGGTGCTGGCTTTCTTCAACCAGGGCGAAGTCTGCACCTGCCCGTCGCGGGCGCTGGTGCAGGAGTCGATCTTCGAGCCGTTCATGGTCGAGGTGATGAAGAAGATCAAGGCGATCAAGCGCGGCAACCCGCTGGATACCGAGACCATGGTGGGCGCCCAGGCTTCACAGCAGCAGTACGAGAAGATCCTGTCCTACCTCGACATCGCCCAGGGCGAAGGCGCCGAGCTGCTCACCGGCGGCTCAAGCGAGCGCCTGGAGGGTGACCTGGCCAGCGGTTACTACATCCAGCCGACCCTGCTCAAAGGGCACAACGGCATGCGCGTGTTCCAGGAAGAAATCTTCGGGCCGGTGGTGGGCGTGACCACCTTCAAGGACGAAGCCGAGGCCCTGGCGATTGCCAACGATACCGAGTTCGGCCTTGGCGCTGGCGTCTGGACTCGCGACATCAATCGCGCCTGGCGCATGGGTCGTGGCATCCAGTCCGGCCGCGTGTGGACCAACTGCTACCACCTGTACCCGGCCCACGCCGCGTTCGGTGGTTACAAGAAGTCCGGCGTCGGCCGCGAAACCCACAAGATGATGCTCGACCACTACCAGCAGACCAAGAACCTGCTGGTGAGCTACGACATCAATCCGCTGGGCTTCTTCTAA
- a CDS encoding methanol/ethanol family PQQ-dependent dehydrogenase, with product MRQLQPFARTVLFTAIGLASLGAHAGVTDQDISDAAKRTDQIVVNGINQQGQRFSPLNTLNSDNVKELRPVWALSFGGEKQRGQQAQPLIKDGVMYVTASYSRVFAADARTGRKLWQYDARLPDGIMPCCDVINRGVALYGDLVIFGTLDAKLVALNKDTGKVVWKKTVADYKAGYSISAAPLIAKGKLITGVAGGEFGVVGKIEAYNPTNGELLWSRPTVEGHMGYVYKDGKPVENGISGGEAGKTWPGDLWKTGGAAPWLGGYYDPSTDSLFIGTGNPSPWNSHLRPGDNLYSSSRLALNPEDGSIKWHFQTTPHDGWDFDGVNELVSFDYKDGGKTVQAAATADRNGFFYVLDRTNGKFIRGFPFVDKVTWAKGLDENGRPIYDDAHRPGAPGEGGEKGTSVFVAPSFLGGKNWMPMAYSQDTGLFYVPSNEWGMDMWNENIAYKKGAAYLGAGFTIKPLNEKYIGVLRAIDPKTGKQVWRYENYAPLWGGVLATHGNLVFTGNPEGYLMAFDAKTGKKLYQFNTGSGVIASPITWEMDGEQYVTVLSGWGGAVPLWGGEVAKRIKDLDQGGMIWTFKLPKDLVAKK from the coding sequence ATGAGACAGCTTCAACCTTTCGCCCGCACCGTGCTGTTCACCGCCATCGGCCTGGCCAGCCTTGGCGCCCACGCCGGCGTCACTGACCAGGACATCAGTGATGCCGCCAAGCGCACCGACCAGATCGTGGTCAACGGCATCAACCAGCAGGGCCAGCGTTTCAGCCCGCTGAATACCCTGAACAGCGATAACGTGAAGGAGCTGCGGCCGGTTTGGGCGCTGTCTTTCGGCGGCGAGAAGCAACGTGGCCAGCAGGCGCAGCCGCTGATCAAGGACGGCGTGATGTACGTCACCGCCTCCTACTCGCGGGTGTTCGCCGCCGACGCGCGCACCGGGCGCAAACTCTGGCAATACGACGCGCGCCTGCCCGACGGCATCATGCCCTGCTGCGACGTGATCAACCGTGGCGTGGCGCTGTACGGCGACCTGGTGATCTTCGGCACCCTCGACGCCAAGCTGGTCGCCCTGAACAAGGACACCGGCAAGGTGGTGTGGAAGAAGACCGTGGCCGACTACAAGGCCGGCTACTCCATCTCCGCGGCGCCGCTGATCGCCAAGGGCAAGCTGATCACCGGCGTGGCCGGCGGCGAGTTCGGCGTGGTCGGCAAGATCGAGGCCTATAACCCCACCAACGGTGAATTGCTGTGGAGCCGCCCGACCGTGGAAGGCCACATGGGCTACGTCTACAAGGACGGCAAGCCGGTGGAGAACGGCATCTCCGGCGGCGAGGCGGGCAAGACCTGGCCGGGCGACCTGTGGAAGACCGGCGGCGCGGCGCCGTGGCTGGGCGGCTACTACGACCCGAGCACCGATTCGCTGTTCATCGGCACCGGCAACCCGTCGCCGTGGAACTCGCACCTGCGCCCCGGCGACAACCTGTACTCCTCCTCGCGCCTGGCGCTGAACCCGGAAGACGGCTCGATCAAGTGGCACTTCCAGACCACCCCGCACGACGGTTGGGACTTCGACGGTGTCAACGAGCTGGTGTCCTTCGACTACAAGGACGGCGGCAAGACCGTGCAGGCTGCTGCCACCGCTGACCGCAACGGCTTCTTCTATGTGCTCGACCGTACCAACGGCAAGTTCATCCGTGGCTTCCCCTTCGTCGACAAGGTGACCTGGGCCAAGGGCCTGGACGAGAATGGCCGGCCGATCTACGACGACGCCCACCGTCCGGGCGCGCCGGGTGAGGGTGGCGAGAAGGGCACGTCGGTGTTCGTCGCGCCGTCCTTCCTCGGTGGCAAGAACTGGATGCCCATGGCCTACAGCCAGGACACCGGGCTGTTCTACGTGCCGTCCAACGAGTGGGGCATGGACATGTGGAACGAGAACATCGCCTACAAGAAAGGTGCGGCGTACCTCGGCGCGGGCTTCACCATCAAGCCGCTGAACGAGAAGTACATCGGCGTGCTGCGCGCCATCGATCCGAAGACCGGCAAGCAGGTTTGGCGCTACGAGAACTACGCGCCGCTGTGGGGCGGCGTGCTGGCCACCCATGGCAACCTGGTGTTCACCGGCAACCCCGAGGGCTACCTGATGGCCTTCGACGCCAAGACCGGCAAGAAGCTCTACCAGTTCAACACCGGCTCGGGCGTGATCGCCTCGCCGATCACTTGGGAAATGGACGGCGAGCAGTACGTGACCGTTCTCTCCGGCTGGGGCGGCGCGGTGCCGCTGTGGGGCGGCGAGGTGGCCAAGCGGATCAAGGACCTGGACCAGGGCGGGATGATCTGGACCTTCAAGCTGCCGAAGGATCTGGTGGCGAAGAAGTGA
- a CDS encoding quinoprotein relay system zinc metallohydrolase 1, producing the protein MRFLLIALACLCLPALADLQYHLQPRQIAEGTWVVEGSTDNFAKDNGGAIVNVAFIDTGDGVLVIDSGPSKRYGETLRALIQQTTGKPVKRVLLTHHHPDHVLGNQAFTDVPIGALAGTSKLLKEQGNAMAENMYRLVGDWMRGTEVVLPTETVEPGEWQMGSHRFRLLGLRGHTGADLAILDETTGVLFAGDIVFYQRALTTPNSPGLDVWLADLDTLQQLPWKQIVPGHGPIATDAAPFAQMRDYLGWLDTVMGDGIAQGADMNDLLRTPIPERFAGISLTRYELIRSVSHLYPRYEQKALPRVDEQ; encoded by the coding sequence ATGCGTTTCCTCCTGATTGCCCTCGCGTGCCTGTGCCTGCCGGCACTGGCCGACCTGCAGTACCACCTCCAGCCCCGGCAGATCGCCGAGGGCACCTGGGTGGTGGAAGGCAGCACCGACAACTTCGCCAAGGACAACGGTGGCGCCATCGTCAACGTCGCCTTCATCGACACCGGCGACGGCGTGCTGGTGATCGACAGCGGCCCGTCAAAGCGCTATGGCGAAACCCTGCGTGCGCTGATCCAGCAGACCACCGGCAAGCCGGTGAAGCGCGTGCTGCTGACCCACCATCACCCCGACCATGTGCTGGGCAACCAGGCCTTCACCGACGTGCCCATCGGCGCGCTGGCCGGCACCAGCAAATTGCTGAAAGAGCAGGGCAATGCCATGGCGGAGAACATGTACCGCCTGGTGGGTGACTGGATGCGTGGCACTGAGGTCGTACTGCCCACCGAGACGGTCGAACCCGGTGAATGGCAGATGGGCAGCCACCGCTTCCGCCTGCTGGGGTTGCGCGGGCACACCGGCGCGGACCTGGCGATTCTCGATGAAACCACCGGCGTGCTGTTCGCCGGGGATATCGTCTTCTACCAGCGCGCCCTGACTACGCCGAACAGCCCCGGCCTGGATGTGTGGCTGGCCGATCTTGATACCCTGCAGCAGTTGCCGTGGAAACAGATCGTCCCCGGCCATGGTCCCATCGCCACGGATGCTGCGCCCTTTGCGCAGATGCGCGACTACCTGGGCTGGCTCGACACTGTGATGGGTGATGGAATTGCCCAGGGTGCGGACATGAACGACCTGCTGCGCACGCCGATCCCCGAACGCTTCGCCGGCATCAGCCTGACGCGCTATGAGCTGATCCGCAGCGTCAGCCACCTGTATCCGCGCTATGAGCAGAAGGCTCTGCCGCGCGTCGATGAGCAATAG
- a CDS encoding quinoprotein dehydrogenase-associated SoxYZ-like carrier: MRRRQMLLGLCGLPLLAAAVEGDPMPSVMWEYHHKRLLNGEPYVFDERVRLGVPPFAEDSRQVPVEVDARALPGRFDRLLLWAELNPIPHVLTLYPGEHLEPLLAVRIRIEQATPIRAALRDEKGVWHVGSAWIDAAGGGCTAPSVVRAQPGWEDRLGQVHGEAYPKGEFSRVRLSVSHPMDNGLVGGIPEFYLDHAELRGPEGEVFARLDLFPAVSENPTFTFEVRGHPRTELWLHDNNGNEFQAALR, from the coding sequence ATGCGCAGGCGCCAGATGTTGCTCGGGCTGTGCGGCTTGCCGCTGCTGGCCGCGGCGGTGGAGGGCGACCCGATGCCCTCGGTGATGTGGGAGTACCACCACAAGCGCCTGCTCAATGGCGAGCCCTACGTCTTCGACGAGCGGGTCAGGCTGGGTGTGCCGCCGTTCGCCGAGGACTCGCGACAGGTGCCGGTGGAAGTGGACGCTCGCGCCTTGCCGGGGCGCTTCGATCGCCTGCTGCTGTGGGCCGAGCTGAACCCGATTCCCCATGTGTTGACGCTCTATCCTGGCGAGCACCTGGAGCCGCTGTTGGCGGTGCGCATCCGTATCGAACAGGCCACGCCGATCCGTGCTGCGCTGCGGGACGAGAAGGGTGTCTGGCATGTCGGCTCGGCGTGGATCGACGCTGCGGGTGGCGGATGCACAGCGCCCAGCGTGGTGCGTGCGCAACCGGGTTGGGAGGACCGGCTCGGCCAGGTCCATGGCGAAGCTTATCCCAAGGGTGAATTCAGCCGGGTGCGGCTCTCGGTGTCCCATCCGATGGACAACGGCCTGGTCGGCGGCATCCCCGAGTTCTACCTCGACCATGCCGAACTGCGGGGGCCGGAAGGCGAGGTCTTCGCCCGACTGGACCTGTTCCCGGCGGTCAGCGAGAACCCGACCTTCACCTTCGAGGTGCGCGGCCATCCGCGCACCGAACTCTGGCTGCACGACAACAACGGCAACGAATTCCAGGCCGCTCTGCGCTGA
- a CDS encoding substrate-binding periplasmic protein — protein MRLPNLLIGLLLSAALCLLLGQAQAGVRPYEDMVASGVLRVAVYENFPPYSFMQDGQPRGVDIDLAQHLASGLGVRAEFLWVTPGERLDDDLRNFIWKGHYLRPGVVADMMLRVPYDRQYANRRNDVGEFANEQVVMFGPYQRERWQVVSDDRRLAEVDTIAAFREHPIGVELDSVPSFYLTSVLGGQLSRMTIHFPSTQAAFDGMRAGKVDAVMALRGELDWMRAQAADEHLKNAENTYPNLGQPEWDIGMAVHESNRQLSNALDGELEELVRSGEMEKLYAAYGVRYELPGLYQDVQ, from the coding sequence ATGCGCCTGCCCAATCTGCTGATCGGCCTGCTGCTGAGTGCGGCCCTGTGCCTGCTGCTGGGGCAGGCGCAGGCCGGTGTGCGCCCCTACGAGGACATGGTCGCCAGCGGTGTCCTGCGGGTCGCCGTCTACGAGAACTTCCCGCCCTACAGCTTCATGCAGGACGGGCAGCCGCGCGGGGTCGATATCGATCTCGCGCAGCACCTGGCCAGCGGCCTGGGCGTGCGCGCGGAGTTCCTCTGGGTAACCCCCGGCGAACGCCTGGACGATGACCTGCGCAACTTCATCTGGAAAGGCCACTACCTGCGCCCCGGCGTGGTCGCCGACATGATGCTGCGCGTGCCCTACGACCGCCAGTACGCCAACCGGCGCAACGATGTCGGCGAGTTCGCCAACGAGCAGGTGGTGATGTTCGGCCCCTACCAGCGCGAGCGCTGGCAGGTAGTCAGCGATGACCGTCGGCTGGCGGAAGTGGACACCATCGCGGCGTTCCGCGAACACCCCATCGGCGTCGAACTGGACAGTGTGCCTTCGTTCTACCTGACCTCGGTGCTGGGCGGCCAGCTCAGCCGCATGACCATCCACTTCCCCAGCACCCAGGCGGCCTTCGACGGCATGCGCGCGGGCAAGGTGGATGCGGTGATGGCCCTGCGCGGCGAGCTGGACTGGATGCGCGCGCAAGCCGCCGACGAGCACCTGAAGAACGCCGAGAACACCTACCCCAACCTCGGCCAGCCCGAGTGGGACATCGGCATGGCGGTGCATGAAAGCAATCGCCAGCTCTCCAATGCCCTGGACGGCGAACTGGAGGAACTGGTGCGCAGCGGTGAGATGGAGAAGCTCTATGCGGCCTACGGCGTGCGTTACGAGCTGCCAGGGCTCTACCAGGACGTGCAGTGA
- the pedF gene encoding cytochrome c-550 PedF — protein MNNKNVLCGLLLMAGLGVSGLALSHGNVTPQAVDTTGLEPLGKEWRETNPYREPYANHAKAVEIGASAYNQNCARCHGLEAKSGGIAPDLRMLDVGAEGDEWFKERVINGAVRDGAVYMPKMADFISQEGLWAIRTYLDSVHVDE, from the coding sequence ATGAACAACAAGAACGTGCTGTGCGGCCTGCTGTTGATGGCCGGCCTGGGTGTCTCGGGCCTGGCCCTGTCCCACGGCAATGTGACGCCCCAGGCAGTGGATACCACGGGGCTGGAACCATTGGGCAAGGAATGGCGCGAGACCAACCCCTACCGCGAGCCCTACGCCAATCACGCCAAGGCGGTGGAGATCGGCGCTTCGGCCTACAACCAGAACTGCGCGCGCTGCCACGGCCTGGAGGCCAAGTCCGGCGGCATCGCCCCCGACCTGCGCATGCTTGACGTGGGCGCCGAGGGTGACGAGTGGTTCAAGGAGCGGGTGATCAACGGCGCGGTACGCGACGGTGCGGTGTACATGCCGAAGATGGCCGACTTCATCAGCCAGGAAGGCCTCTGGGCAATCCGCACCTACCTGGACAGCGTGCACGTGGACGAGTGA
- the exaA gene encoding quinoprotein ethanol dehydrogenase, with the protein MRTTTAPLHLVLSSLACAIALTAGGSALAKDVTWGDIANDHKTTGDVLQYGMGTNAQRWSPLKQVNADNVFKLTPAWSYSFGDEKQRGQESQAIVSDGVVYVTASYSRLFALDAKTGKRLWTYNHRLPDDIRPCCDVVNRGAAIYGDKIYFGTLDASVVALNKKTGKVVWKKKFGDHGAGYTMTGAPTIVKDGKTGKVLLIHGSSGDEFGVVGRLFARDPDTGEEVWMRPFVEGHMGRLNGKDSTPTGDVKAPSWPEDKNSPTGKVEAWSHGGGAPWQSASFDAETNTIIVGAGNPGPWNTWARTAKGGNPHDYDSLYTSGQVGVDPSTGEVKWFYQHTPNDAWDFSGNNELVLFDYKAQDGKIVKATAHADRNGFFYVVDRTNGKLQNAFPFVDNITWASHIDLKTGRPVENEGQRPPLPEPGQKHGKAVEVSPPFLGGKNWNPMAYSQDTGLFYVPANHWKEDYWTEEVNYAKGSAYLGMGFRIKRMYDDHVGTLRAMNPTTGKVEWEYKDHLPLWAGVLATAGNLVFTGTGEGFLKAFDAKTGKELWQFQTGSGIVSPPITWEQDGEQYIGVTVGYGGAVPLWGGDMAELTKPVAQGGSFWVFKLPIWDNKTASR; encoded by the coding sequence ATGAGAACAACAACAGCCCCCCTGCACCTCGTCCTCAGCAGCCTCGCCTGCGCCATCGCCCTTACCGCCGGCGGCTCCGCCCTGGCCAAGGATGTGACCTGGGGCGACATCGCCAACGACCACAAGACCACCGGCGACGTGCTGCAGTACGGCATGGGCACCAATGCCCAGCGCTGGAGCCCGCTCAAGCAGGTCAATGCCGACAACGTGTTCAAGCTGACCCCGGCCTGGTCCTACTCCTTCGGCGACGAGAAGCAGCGCGGCCAGGAGTCCCAGGCCATCGTCAGCGACGGCGTGGTCTACGTCACCGCCTCCTATTCGCGCCTGTTCGCCCTTGACGCGAAGACCGGCAAGCGCCTGTGGACCTACAACCACCGTCTGCCCGACGACATCCGCCCGTGCTGCGACGTGGTCAACCGCGGCGCTGCCATCTATGGCGACAAGATCTACTTCGGCACCCTCGACGCCTCGGTCGTGGCGCTGAACAAGAAGACCGGCAAGGTGGTGTGGAAGAAGAAGTTCGGCGACCACGGCGCCGGCTATACCATGACCGGCGCACCGACCATCGTGAAGGACGGCAAGACCGGCAAAGTGCTGCTGATCCACGGCAGCTCGGGCGACGAGTTCGGCGTGGTCGGCCGCCTGTTCGCCCGCGACCCGGACACCGGCGAAGAGGTGTGGATGCGGCCCTTCGTCGAGGGCCACATGGGCCGTCTCAATGGCAAGGACAGCACTCCCACGGGCGACGTGAAGGCACCCTCCTGGCCGGAGGACAAGAACTCCCCCACCGGCAAGGTCGAGGCCTGGAGCCACGGCGGCGGCGCCCCGTGGCAGAGCGCGAGCTTCGATGCCGAGACCAACACCATCATCGTCGGCGCCGGCAACCCCGGCCCGTGGAATACCTGGGCACGCACCGCCAAGGGCGGCAACCCGCACGATTACGACAGCCTCTACACCTCCGGCCAGGTCGGCGTCGACCCGAGCACCGGCGAGGTGAAGTGGTTCTACCAGCACACGCCCAACGACGCCTGGGATTTCTCCGGCAACAACGAACTGGTGCTGTTCGACTACAAGGCCCAGGACGGCAAGATCGTCAAGGCCACCGCCCACGCCGACCGCAACGGCTTCTTCTATGTGGTCGACCGGACCAACGGCAAGCTGCAGAACGCCTTCCCCTTCGTCGACAACATCACCTGGGCCAGCCACATCGACCTGAAGACCGGCCGCCCGGTGGAGAACGAAGGTCAGCGTCCGCCGCTGCCGGAGCCTGGGCAGAAGCACGGCAAGGCCGTGGAAGTCTCGCCTCCGTTCCTCGGCGGCAAAAACTGGAACCCCATGGCGTACAGCCAGGACACCGGGCTGTTCTACGTCCCCGCCAACCACTGGAAGGAGGACTACTGGACCGAGGAAGTGAACTACGCCAAGGGCAGCGCCTACCTGGGCATGGGCTTCCGCATCAAGCGCATGTATGACGACCACGTCGGCACGCTGCGCGCCATGAACCCCACCACCGGCAAGGTCGAGTGGGAATACAAGGACCACCTGCCGCTCTGGGCCGGCGTGCTGGCCACCGCCGGCAACCTGGTGTTCACCGGCACCGGCGAGGGCTTCCTCAAGGCCTTCGACGCCAAGACCGGCAAGGAGCTGTGGCAGTTCCAGACCGGCAGCGGCATCGTCTCCCCGCCCATCACCTGGGAGCAGGACGGCGAGCAGTACATCGGCGTGACCGTCGGCTACGGCGGCGCGGTGCCGCTGTGGGGCGGCGACATGGCCGAGCTGACCAAGCCGGTGGCCCAGGGCGGTTCCTTCTGGGTCTTCAAGCTGCCCATCTGGGACAACAAGACCGCCAGCCGTTGA